One Chitinophagales bacterium genomic window carries:
- a CDS encoding molybdopterin synthase sulfur carrier subunit, translating to MAEIIIPTPLRKFTGNVNKFTTQAKTVGEAINELVGKYPELKEHLLGEDGNIRSFIKVFVGEEDINHLNRSATALDENAVVSIVPAIAGGIK from the coding sequence ATGGCAGAAATTATCATACCCACTCCGTTGAGGAAATTCACCGGTAATGTCAACAAGTTTACCACACAGGCAAAAACCGTAGGCGAGGCTATTAATGAACTTGTAGGAAAGTACCCTGAACTGAAAGAACATCTTTTGGGCGAAGATGGAAACATACGGTCGTTCATCAAGGTTTTTGTAGGTGAAGAAGACATTAACCATCTGAATCGTTCGGCAACCGCGCTGGACGAGAACGCGGTGGTAAGTATTGTTCCAGCAATTGCCGGAGGGATAAAATAA